Proteins encoded in a region of the Vicia villosa cultivar HV-30 ecotype Madison, WI linkage group LG5, Vvil1.0, whole genome shotgun sequence genome:
- the LOC131604480 gene encoding uncharacterized protein LOC131604480, giving the protein MGVLRDLFDYSVVRDILQVPLSEEVVEDRMIWKDDVSGNYSVRSGYRSWRKHHESVGLVEEGVNWSDLWNIIAPSRVKHILWRICSGCLPSKDIRSLIFDICMKEDRLTAGRVAVLLEGLWKNRNDFVWHNEKEYASKLGWLAFHKWQDWFMAQNILAPRLDNGEVVSWYPPPIGSFKCNVDAAFNKRVGTTNRGWCMRNDHGNFVGAGTAWDNSNFSVLEAEASALKEAIHSVIMFHNAPTIFESDSQQVVQALTSNKPGSSEFSSIINSIKLLLLDFPYFEVKFIKRQANMVAHTLAKATNSWSRRCMFDVIPPCITLYLINESS; this is encoded by the exons ATGGGAGTTTTACGTGATTTGTTTGATTACTCAGTGGTTCGTGATATTCTACAAGTTCCGTTGTCAGAAGAAGTGGTTGAAGACCGTATGATCTGGAAGGATGATGTAAGTGGTAATTATAGTGTCCGATCGGGATATAGAAGTTGGAGAAAGCATCACGAAAGTGTGGGCTTGGTTGAGGAAGGAGTAAACTGGAGTGATCTCTGGAATATAATAGCTCCGTCTCGAGTGAAACATATTCTTTGGAGGATTTGTAGTGGTTGTCTCCCATCTAAG GATATCCGGTCCCTTATATTCGATATTTGCATGAAGGAGGATAGGCTTACCGCAGGAAGAGTGGCGGTTTTGTTGGAAGGGCTATGGAAGAATAGGAATGACTTCGTGTGGCATAATGAAAAGGAATATGCTTCCAAACTTGGTTGGTTAGCATTCCATAAGTGGCAAGATTGGTTTATGGCCCAAAATATTCTGGCGCCGCGGTTAGATAATGGAGAAGTGGTTTCATGGTACCCGCCTCCTATTGGTAGCTTCAAATGTAATGTGGATGCCGCTTTCAATAAGCGTGTAGGGACTACGAATCGAGGATGGTGTATGCGTAACGATCACGGTAACTTTGTTGGCGCGGGTACGGCTTGGGATAATAGTAACTTTTCGGTGTTGGAAGCTGAGGCCTCAGCTCTTAAGGAAGCAATTCATTCTGTTATTATGTTTCATAATGCTCCGACAATTTTTGAAAGTGATTCTCAACAGGTGGTCCAAGCCCTTACATCTAATAAGCCGGGTAGCTCTGAGTTTTCCTCTATTATTAATTCTATTAAGCTGTTGCTATTAGATTTCCCCtactttgaggttaagtttatcaagcgtcaagcgaatatggttgcccatACCTTAGCTAAGGCGACCAATTCTTGGTCTCGACGCTGTATGTTTgatgtaattcctccttgtattactctttatttgattaatgaaagcAGTTAA
- the LOC131606480 gene encoding exocyst complex component SEC10a-like, whose amino-acid sequence MKKTQEIARDLRVVGCGDLDVEGLTESLFSNHKDEYPEYEQASLRQLYKVKMEELRAESQISDSSGTGTIGRSKGAAVASSQQQTSVTVVTEFVRWNEEAISRCNLFSSQPATLASHVKAAFTCLLDQVSKLHNLSAFRYFIHLVGRSSFFWGHS is encoded by the exons ATGAAAAAAACCCAAGAAATTGCTAGAGATCTCCGAGTTGTAGGATGCGGTGACTTGGATGTTGAAG GCCTGACAGAGTCCCTGTTTTCAAATCACAAGGATGAATATCCTGAATATGAGCAGGCATCTCTCAGACAGTTATATAAAGTGAAG ATGGAAGAATTGCGAGCTGAAAGCCAGATTTCTGATTCATCTGGGACTGGGACAATTGGACGTTCAAAGGGAGCTGCGGTAGCTTCTTCTCAGCAGCAAACATCTGTCACTGTCGTAACAGAGTTTGTACGTTGGAATGAAGAAGCAATCTCAAGATGCAATCTCTTTTCCTCCCAG CCTGCTACACTGGCATCCCATGTAAAAGCAGCGTTTACTTGCCTGTTAGACCAAGTAAGTAAACTTCACAATTTGTCAGCATTCAGATATTTTATACATTTAGTTGGCAGAAGCTCATTCTTCTGGGGTCATTCTTGA